In a genomic window of beta proteobacterium MWH-UniP1:
- a CDS encoding transposase has product MARQARDARPGRTYHLVQRGHDNAEIFRDDQDRKAYLESFLQAGIGFGLRVHAYCLLTSESHWLVTPHRADAMADVVQQVGRSYVRRFNSRWSRHGTLWEGRYRAYWIDEPAFGLLAQRAIEWLAVRDGLVHRPVDWKWSSLQTHLGLTPEPRLAALPSYWALGNTPFEREARYPGVIEQSITEATWETIRKGLSSGRPWVTEQTMAGLSPEERQRWVRRPRGRPSKSSLVDT; this is encoded by the coding sequence ATGGCAAGACAGGCGCGTGACGCACGACCCGGGCGGACCTATCACCTTGTACAGCGTGGTCACGATAATGCGGAGATCTTCCGCGACGATCAGGACCGCAAGGCCTACTTAGAGTCTTTCTTGCAGGCCGGCATTGGGTTCGGTTTGCGCGTGCATGCCTACTGTCTGCTCACCAGTGAATCCCACTGGCTGGTTACGCCGCATCGGGCTGATGCCATGGCCGATGTCGTTCAACAAGTTGGCCGCAGCTATGTCCGCCGATTCAATTCCCGCTGGTCTCGACACGGCACGCTCTGGGAGGGCCGCTACCGCGCCTACTGGATCGACGAGCCGGCCTTCGGCCTGCTGGCCCAACGTGCGATTGAGTGGCTTGCTGTCCGTGATGGTCTGGTCCACAGACCGGTCGACTGGAAATGGTCAAGTCTTCAGACTCACCTTGGCCTTACCCCGGAACCCCGATTGGCGGCCTTGCCCAGTTATTGGGCACTCGGTAACACCCCCTTTGAGCGGGAGGCCCGCTATCCCGGGGTGATTGAGCAGTCGATTACAGAGGCCACCTGGGAGACGATCCGCAAGGGTCTGTCCAGCGGCCGGCCTTGGGTCACAGAGCAGACCATGGCGGGTTTGTCGCCCGAAGAACGGCAGCGTTGGGTGCGCCGCCCGCGTGGCAGACCGTCAAAATCGAGCCTGGTCGATACATAA
- the aroB gene encoding 3-dehydroquinate synthase — MKTLQVSLGDRSYPIWIGSGIAKDSVLWKQALAPGRVALVTNETVGPLYADMVAGNIEAAGHHVVRVTLPDGEAFKDWQNLNKIFDVLMQARIERGETLVALGGGVIGDMSGFAAACYQRGIRFMQIPTTLLSQVDSSVGGKTAINHPLGKNMIGAFYQPVAVLIDIDMLNTLPDRELSAGIAEIIKYGCILDMAFFEWLEANMDRLMARDPEVLSYAIYRSCELKAQVVASDERESARRAILNFGHTFGHAIEAGLGYGKWLHGEAVGCGMVLAADLSRRLGGITVEMQDRITRLIARANLPTVPPDWPASEYLSWISHDKKSKAGKVRYVVLRSMGNADMQAVDDDEIIKVIQKAIASPADSGA, encoded by the coding sequence ATGAAGACCTTGCAGGTGAGTCTTGGCGATCGGAGTTATCCAATCTGGATCGGCTCAGGCATTGCGAAAGACAGCGTCTTGTGGAAGCAGGCGCTTGCGCCCGGGCGGGTGGCGTTGGTGACCAATGAAACCGTGGGCCCCCTTTATGCGGATATGGTCGCCGGCAATATCGAAGCCGCCGGCCATCATGTGGTGCGGGTGACCCTGCCCGATGGGGAAGCGTTTAAAGATTGGCAGAATCTGAACAAGATTTTTGATGTCTTGATGCAGGCGCGTATTGAGCGCGGTGAGACGCTTGTCGCCCTGGGCGGTGGTGTGATTGGGGATATGTCGGGTTTCGCGGCAGCTTGTTATCAGCGTGGCATTCGGTTTATGCAGATTCCCACCACCTTGCTGTCTCAGGTGGATTCCTCGGTGGGGGGCAAAACCGCGATTAACCATCCCCTTGGTAAAAACATGATCGGTGCCTTTTATCAGCCTGTTGCTGTGCTGATCGATATTGACATGCTCAATACCCTGCCGGATCGCGAATTGAGTGCGGGCATTGCAGAAATTATCAAATACGGCTGCATTCTTGATATGGCTTTTTTTGAGTGGTTGGAAGCCAACATGGACCGGCTCATGGCCCGCGATCCCGAGGTCTTGTCTTACGCGATTTATCGCTCTTGTGAACTCAAGGCGCAGGTGGTGGCCTCAGACGAGCGTGAATCAGCTCGCCGTGCAATTCTGAACTTCGGCCACACCTTTGGCCATGCGATCGAGGCGGGACTCGGCTATGGCAAGTGGCTGCATGGCGAGGCGGTTGGTTGCGGCATGGTCTTGGCGGCTGATCTGTCTCGTCGTCTCGGGGGCATCACAGTAGAGATGCAGGACCGCATCACGCGATTGATTGCGCGTGCAAATTTGCCAACCGTGCCGCCTGACTGGCCGGCCTCTGAATATCTGTCTTGGATCTCTCATGACAAAAAATCAAAGGCAGGCAAGGTCCGTTATGTGGTGCTGCGCAGCATGGGAAACGCGGACATGCAGGCCGTCGATGACGACGAAATCATCAAAGTCATTCAAAAAGCGATTGCATCCCCAGCCGACTCGGGCGCATGA
- a CDS encoding shikimate kinase, protein MRNIVFVGLMGAGKTTVGKRLAKRHGLPFLDTDHEIERRCGASIPTIFDLEGEEGFRRREAKVLADAMSLSGHVITTGGGAIMLDENRQALASGFVIYLDADPEQLWQRLKTDTSRPLLLKSEDPRATLAALHAKRDPLYRSVADLVVPTTRASVSVVMRSIENGLKQAGVLSI, encoded by the coding sequence ATGCGGAATATCGTTTTTGTTGGCCTGATGGGGGCGGGAAAAACCACGGTGGGCAAGCGCCTGGCCAAGCGCCATGGGCTCCCCTTTCTGGACACCGATCACGAGATTGAGCGGCGCTGCGGGGCCAGTATCCCCACCATTTTTGATTTGGAGGGAGAAGAGGGCTTTCGCAGGCGTGAGGCCAAGGTCCTGGCCGACGCCATGTCGCTCTCTGGTCACGTCATCACCACCGGGGGTGGGGCCATCATGCTCGACGAAAACCGGCAGGCCCTAGCGTCCGGATTTGTGATCTACCTAGACGCAGACCCCGAGCAGCTCTGGCAGCGGCTAAAAACGGACACCTCCCGGCCCCTGCTCCTAAAATCTGAGGACCCCAGGGCAACGCTGGCTGCCCTGCATGCCAAACGCGATCCGCTGTATCGTTCCGTGGCAGATTTAGTCGTGCCCACCACGCGTGCATCGGTCTCGGTGGTGATGCGGTCAATTGAAAATGGTTTAAAGCAGGCGGGAGTGTTGTCGATATGA
- a CDS encoding penicillin-binding protein 1A, with protein sequence MKTFLRWMAFGLSSLVAVIAIGLLIIALATPRLPPITTVADYQPKMPLRIMTADGVLIGEFGEERRSLVRLPDVPKHLVQAILAAEDDGFFQHRGIDFYGIARAMVANIFSGSKSQGASTITMQVARNFYLSSEKTFTRKIYEVLLASEIERKLTKNQILELYLNQIYLGKRAYGFAAASQTYFGKDIRQISLAEAAMLAGLPKAPSAYNPAANIRRATQRQHYVLGRMEKLNLIKKSEANAARQEKLNIIGRSDDYPVRAPHVAEMARQLVFEQFKDEAYTLGLTVYTTITAEEQRAAYKAVRNGLLDFDRRQGWRGPEAFITLPSGKDAMEDAIEDALEERPDSDDLLTAVVMDVSEEKVVVRRSRNQRVDITGEGLKFASPGLSSTAPAAKRLRKGAIVRIARMDNGEFEITQMPQVESALVSLHSQTGAIRSLIGGFDFNRNKFNRVTQAWRQPGSAFKPFVYSAALTRGFSPATIVNDSPVKFDPGQTGGQAWDPKNYDNKYEGPISLRMGLAKSKNMVSIRILHSIGPRYAQDYVTRFGFEPEKNPPYLTMALGAGSVTVMQMAQGYAVFANGGYRVNPYLIDRIVDLKGSVVARAKPIRAGIESQRVMDPRHVFIVDSLLQEVVKSGTGSRAASLGRPDLGGKTGTTNDSHDAWFAGYGTNVASVAWVGYDQPRKLGDRGETGGGLALPIWMDYMKVALAKTPPATRVMPAGVLNIGGEYYTQESRPGVGVASVGLR encoded by the coding sequence ATGAAAACGTTTTTGCGCTGGATGGCCTTTGGCCTGTCAAGCCTAGTGGCCGTGATCGCCATCGGTCTGCTGATCATCGCCTTGGCAACCCCAAGGCTTCCACCCATCACAACGGTGGCCGACTATCAGCCCAAGATGCCCCTGCGCATCATGACCGCCGACGGCGTGCTCATCGGCGAGTTCGGAGAAGAGCGCCGCAGTCTTGTGCGGCTGCCTGATGTGCCCAAGCATTTGGTTCAGGCCATTCTTGCCGCAGAAGATGATGGCTTTTTTCAACACCGTGGCATTGACTTCTACGGAATCGCACGGGCCATGGTGGCCAATATCTTTTCTGGCAGCAAATCCCAAGGCGCAAGCACGATCACCATGCAAGTCGCCCGAAACTTTTATCTATCCAGCGAAAAGACCTTCACCAGAAAAATTTATGAGGTACTGCTGGCCTCTGAGATTGAACGCAAGCTAACGAAGAACCAGATTCTTGAGCTCTATCTGAATCAGATCTATTTGGGCAAACGCGCCTATGGATTTGCTGCAGCATCCCAGACTTATTTCGGCAAAGACATTCGCCAGATCAGCCTTGCTGAAGCAGCAATGCTCGCGGGCTTACCCAAAGCGCCGTCTGCCTATAACCCTGCAGCCAACATACGTCGAGCCACCCAGCGGCAACACTATGTCTTGGGCCGCATGGAAAAACTTAATCTCATTAAAAAAAGTGAAGCTAACGCCGCACGTCAGGAAAAACTCAACATTATTGGCCGCAGTGATGACTACCCTGTGCGCGCACCCCACGTTGCTGAAATGGCACGGCAGTTGGTCTTTGAACAGTTCAAAGACGAGGCCTATACGCTTGGTCTCACGGTCTACACCACCATCACTGCCGAAGAGCAGCGGGCCGCGTATAAGGCGGTTCGCAATGGCCTGCTCGATTTTGATCGCAGGCAAGGCTGGCGCGGGCCAGAGGCCTTTATTACCCTGCCAAGCGGTAAAGATGCGATGGAAGATGCGATCGAAGATGCCCTTGAGGAGCGGCCCGATAGCGATGATTTGCTGACTGCGGTTGTGATGGATGTGAGCGAAGAAAAAGTAGTGGTACGCCGCAGCCGAAACCAACGCGTCGACATTACAGGAGAGGGGCTGAAATTTGCGAGCCCTGGCTTGTCATCCACCGCCCCGGCCGCCAAACGGCTGCGCAAAGGTGCCATCGTTCGAATCGCCCGGATGGACAACGGAGAGTTTGAAATTACACAGATGCCCCAGGTCGAATCCGCCTTGGTATCACTGCATTCTCAGACCGGCGCCATTCGATCTCTGATCGGTGGGTTTGACTTCAATCGCAATAAATTTAATCGTGTGACGCAGGCTTGGCGGCAACCTGGTTCGGCCTTTAAACCCTTTGTCTATTCCGCTGCGCTGACTCGCGGGTTTTCTCCTGCAACCATTGTCAACGACTCGCCCGTGAAATTTGATCCCGGCCAGACTGGGGGCCAAGCTTGGGACCCCAAAAACTACGACAACAAATACGAAGGGCCGATTAGCCTGCGTATGGGCCTGGCCAAGTCAAAAAACATGGTCTCGATCCGTATCTTGCACAGCATCGGCCCGCGATACGCCCAGGACTACGTCACGCGATTCGGATTTGAGCCCGAGAAAAATCCGCCCTATCTCACCATGGCGCTTGGTGCGGGCTCGGTAACTGTGATGCAGATGGCCCAGGGCTATGCGGTCTTTGCGAACGGTGGTTATCGCGTGAACCCGTATTTGATTGATCGTATTGTCGATCTGAAAGGCAGCGTCGTGGCCCGAGCCAAGCCGATTCGCGCCGGAATAGAGAGCCAACGGGTGATGGATCCGCGGCATGTCTTTATCGTGGATAGCCTGCTGCAAGAGGTTGTGAAATCAGGCACCGGCAGCCGGGCAGCCTCGCTCGGCCGGCCCGACCTTGGGGGCAAGACCGGCACCACCAACGACTCCCACGACGCCTGGTTCGCGGGCTATGGCACAAATGTCGCAAGCGTGGCCTGGGTCGGTTATGACCAACCCCGCAAGTTGGGTGACCGGGGTGAAACGGGGGGTGGCCTAGCCCTGCCCATCTGGATGGATTACATGAAGGTGGCGCTGGCTAAAACACCGCCAGCCACCCGCGTGATGCCAGCGGGCGTGCTGAATATTGGCGGCGAGTACTACACCCAAGAGAGCCGGCCAGGCGTTGGGGTAGCAAGCGTTGGCCTGCGCTGA
- the cyaY gene encoding iron donor protein CyaY: MTETEFLDQVATVWRGVESKVDLWADEQDLDVEACRVGPVLEIEFDSGRKIVINPQTPMQQIWLASPHGAFHFQCQGGQWVDTRTGTDFWAVLAEQAKLILGRAID, encoded by the coding sequence ATGACGGAAACTGAGTTTTTGGATCAGGTCGCTACAGTCTGGCGGGGCGTTGAGTCAAAGGTCGACCTCTGGGCTGACGAGCAGGATTTAGATGTCGAAGCTTGTCGGGTTGGGCCTGTCTTAGAAATCGAGTTTGATTCTGGCCGCAAGATCGTCATTAACCCCCAGACGCCGATGCAACAGATCTGGCTGGCCTCGCCCCACGGTGCGTTTCATTTCCAGTGCCAAGGGGGCCAATGGGTGGACACTCGCACCGGAACAGACTTTTGGGCGGTATTGGCTGAACAGGCCAAGCTCATTCTTGGCCGTGCGATCGATTAG
- a CDS encoding lipoprotein: protein MATRPHHPIFQKKRRAYQTLIAAMLSSAILVGCGQKGPLTLPKPQFPAPPEEPASGGGGPGQTK from the coding sequence ATGGCGACACGACCACATCACCCTATTTTTCAAAAGAAACGCCGCGCATATCAAACGCTTATCGCGGCCATGCTATCGAGCGCAATTTTAGTCGGCTGCGGGCAAAAGGGCCCATTAACCCTGCCCAAGCCCCAGTTTCCGGCGCCGCCTGAAGAGCCGGCCAGCGGCGGTGGCGGACCCGGCCAAACAAAATAA
- the lysA gene encoding diaminopimelate decarboxylase: protein MSQHPFTNGPLKASAFTRDDTGTLCCEGRSLAQIAAEFGTPTFVYSERMIASAYQAFAEPATAQRALICYALKANSNLAIIRLLAKQGAGFDIVSLGELERVLAAGGRADRIVFSGVGKKPAEIRAALTAGIKCINVESEAELEMVSQAAVALGLSAPISLRVNPDIDAKTHPYISTGLKENKFGIPMAEALRIYQKAISLPGISVQGIDCHIGSQITTLQPFLDSLDKVLLLTDQLRQAGIVIHHLDLGGGLGICYDNETPPAPAEMLNALFARITGWAKANQIATPEILFEFGRAIVGNAGVLLTSVELLKPSPEKNFAVIDAAMNDLMRPALYEAWHGVEPVKTGPHTSEAKPWDLVGPVCESGDWLAKDRHLALQQGDVLALLSAGAYGMSMSSNYNSRPRAAEVLVAQNGDLHLIRRREQFEDLIGPERIPNYLRD from the coding sequence ATGAGTCAGCACCCTTTTACAAACGGCCCCTTAAAAGCATCTGCCTTTACAAGAGACGATACCGGCACCCTTTGCTGTGAAGGCCGGTCGCTCGCGCAGATTGCGGCCGAATTCGGCACACCCACCTTTGTGTATTCCGAGCGCATGATTGCCAGTGCCTACCAGGCCTTCGCCGAACCCGCGACAGCACAACGGGCACTCATTTGTTACGCACTAAAGGCCAACTCCAATCTGGCCATCATTCGCTTACTTGCCAAACAAGGCGCTGGGTTTGACATTGTGTCGCTTGGAGAGCTTGAACGCGTGCTTGCAGCAGGTGGCCGTGCCGACCGAATCGTATTTTCCGGCGTGGGGAAAAAACCGGCAGAGATTCGTGCAGCACTCACGGCTGGCATTAAGTGCATCAATGTTGAGTCTGAAGCGGAGCTTGAGATGGTGTCGCAGGCCGCAGTTGCCCTGGGTCTTTCCGCGCCCATTTCTCTACGCGTTAATCCAGACATTGATGCAAAAACGCATCCTTATATTTCCACTGGACTAAAAGAAAATAAGTTTGGTATTCCCATGGCCGAGGCGCTGCGGATCTATCAAAAGGCCATCAGCCTTCCCGGTATTTCGGTACAAGGCATTGATTGCCATATTGGTTCTCAGATCACGACCTTGCAGCCGTTTCTGGATTCGCTCGATAAAGTCTTGTTGCTCACCGACCAGCTACGGCAAGCCGGTATCGTCATCCACCATCTTGATCTTGGCGGTGGCCTTGGTATTTGCTACGACAACGAAACGCCGCCCGCCCCTGCAGAGATGTTAAACGCGCTCTTTGCCCGCATTACGGGCTGGGCCAAAGCCAATCAGATTGCCACACCCGAAATTTTGTTCGAATTTGGCCGGGCCATTGTTGGCAACGCCGGCGTGCTGCTCACCAGTGTCGAGCTTTTAAAGCCCAGCCCTGAGAAAAACTTTGCCGTGATCGATGCCGCAATGAATGACCTGATGCGGCCAGCGCTCTATGAAGCTTGGCATGGTGTTGAGCCCGTGAAAACAGGCCCGCACACTTCCGAAGCAAAGCCTTGGGATCTGGTGGGGCCGGTCTGCGAAAGCGGTGACTGGCTTGCCAAAGACCGTCATCTGGCACTTCAGCAAGGCGATGTGCTTGCCCTGCTATCGGCAGGTGCGTACGGCATGAGCATGAGTTCCAACTACAACAGCAGGCCTCGGGCAGCAGAAGTGTTGGTGGCGCAAAACGGTGATCTGCATCTCATTCGACGCAGAGAACAGTTTGAAGATTTAATTGGGCCCGAGCGTATCCCAAACTATTTGCGTGACTGA
- a CDS encoding protein-methionine-sulfoxide reductase heme-binding subunit MsrQ: MSTALAPIVRLKFALWCLAAMPLLDLVWRTFVNQLGTNPQETLLRATGTWCLVLLLVTLGVTPLRHWWHWPELIRVRRMLGLWAFAYAVVHLLCFWAFEHDFVWFAVLQDGLKRPFVTVGLTAFALLVPLAITSNKQSMRALGPRWKQLHRAVYAVALLSCLHFFLHRAGKNNFLDPLIALTVIAGLFAARFFLAQSRK, from the coding sequence ATGTCGACTGCGTTGGCCCCGATTGTCCGATTAAAGTTTGCCCTCTGGTGCTTGGCGGCCATGCCTTTGCTGGATTTGGTGTGGCGCACTTTTGTCAATCAGCTCGGCACAAATCCCCAGGAGACTTTATTGCGGGCCACGGGCACTTGGTGCCTGGTCTTACTTCTGGTCACGCTGGGCGTCACGCCGCTTCGACATTGGTGGCATTGGCCAGAGTTGATTCGCGTGCGACGCATGCTCGGCCTGTGGGCCTTTGCGTACGCGGTGGTTCACTTGCTGTGTTTCTGGGCCTTTGAGCACGATTTTGTCTGGTTTGCCGTGTTGCAAGACGGCCTGAAGCGGCCTTTTGTGACGGTAGGCCTAACGGCCTTTGCCCTGCTGGTGCCACTGGCAATCACTTCCAACAAACAATCAATGCGGGCACTTGGTCCCCGTTGGAAGCAATTACATCGTGCCGTCTATGCTGTTGCCCTGCTGTCTTGCCTGCATTTCTTTTTACACCGGGCGGGAAAAAATAATTTCTTAGACCCGCTGATTGCCCTCACGGTGATTGCAGGACTTTTCGCCGCACGATTTTTCTTGGCTCAGTCACGCAAATAG
- the msrP gene encoding protein-methionine-sulfoxide reductase catalytic subunit MsrP, with translation MPMARSDRRRLLGSDLDKEITPQSVYEQRRSLIAAFTGFTLRQGVAAAVPLATAVGATPALASSKPVKLGPLPGKPSRYSLMEKPVPFEDAASYNNFYEFGLEKEDPFENAPSRLKTAPWKLSVEGMVAKPRVFDVDDLRKLAAMEERITRLRCVEGWSMVIPWVGYSFSELIRQVQPLGSAKFVEFTTLADSKQMPGLSSRVLRWPYQEGLRLDEAQHPLTLLTFGMYGSVLPAQNGAPIRLVVPWKYGFKSIKSIVKIRFTDTQPSTSWSLAAPHEYGFYSNVNPDVAHPRWSQASERVLGGENMGIFGPRRKTQLFNGYADLVGNMYAGMDLKKFY, from the coding sequence ATTCCTATGGCACGCTCTGATCGTCGCCGTCTGCTGGGCAGTGATTTAGACAAAGAAATCACACCACAGTCGGTTTATGAGCAACGACGTTCATTAATCGCGGCCTTTACGGGCTTCACGCTTCGCCAAGGGGTTGCAGCAGCAGTGCCCTTGGCCACTGCGGTGGGCGCCACTCCCGCTTTGGCGTCATCTAAACCTGTAAAACTTGGTCCATTGCCGGGTAAGCCTAGCCGCTACTCGCTTATGGAAAAGCCTGTTCCATTTGAAGACGCGGCCAGTTACAACAACTTTTATGAGTTTGGTTTAGAAAAAGAAGACCCTTTTGAAAATGCACCGAGTCGTTTAAAAACAGCCCCCTGGAAATTATCGGTCGAGGGCATGGTGGCCAAACCAAGGGTGTTTGATGTCGACGACTTACGCAAGCTCGCCGCGATGGAAGAGCGCATTACACGGCTGCGTTGTGTCGAGGGCTGGTCGATGGTGATCCCCTGGGTGGGGTACTCTTTTTCTGAATTGATTCGGCAGGTGCAGCCGCTTGGGTCGGCAAAGTTTGTTGAATTCACCACACTGGCGGACTCCAAACAGATGCCTGGTTTGTCCTCGCGCGTATTGCGTTGGCCCTACCAAGAGGGATTACGTCTTGACGAGGCCCAGCACCCCTTAACGCTCTTGACCTTCGGCATGTATGGATCTGTTTTGCCAGCACAAAATGGCGCGCCCATTCGCCTGGTCGTGCCGTGGAAGTACGGCTTTAAAAGCATTAAATCCATTGTGAAAATTCGTTTTACTGACACCCAGCCCAGCACGAGCTGGAGCCTGGCTGCGCCACACGAATATGGTTTTTATTCCAACGTGAACCCGGATGTTGCTCACCCGCGCTGGTCACAGGCGTCCGAGCGTGTGCTTGGTGGCGAGAACATGGGAATTTTTGGCCCCCGCCGTAAGACCCAGCTCTTTAATGGCTACGCCGATCTCGTCGGTAATATGTACGCGGGCATGGACCTGAAGAAGTTTTATTAA
- the ccsB gene encoding c-type cytochrome biogenesis protein CcsB has protein sequence MNTLATNLSSDPSASARKWGLRDLGIGLIAGLGAAFATQRYASFMDIYELVILWACVPGVVFLGYLWAALRPYILGCAIASVAAVMMYGGSSASAETNLLLKYFLSSQSAILWMCALFALATVVYWVGLLSKGATALWMGSLLTWAASAMGFIGLLVRWYESYLISPDVGHIPVSNLYEVFILFSVITALFYLYYEGRYKTRALGGFVLLIISAAVGFLLWYIGARSAHEIQPLVPALQSWWMKIHVPANFVGYGTFSLAAMVGFAYLIKENAHTRSTWKLAPLFVLGVLLCAEPLVFRRSGLPDYWALYFGISAGLVGAIVALRRRIGDALPSLDVLDDVMYRAIAVGFAFFTVATILGALWAAEAWGTYWQWDPKETWALIVWLNYAAWLHLRMMKGLRGQVAAYWALVGLLITGFAFLGVNMFLSGLHSYGTL, from the coding sequence ATGAACACTTTAGCTACGAATCTTTCGTCGGACCCCAGTGCCTCGGCACGCAAGTGGGGTCTGCGTGATCTGGGCATCGGACTGATTGCTGGCCTGGGGGCGGCATTTGCCACTCAGCGTTACGCGTCCTTCATGGATATCTATGAGCTGGTGATTCTTTGGGCCTGTGTACCCGGTGTCGTGTTTTTGGGCTACCTCTGGGCGGCCTTGCGGCCCTACATCTTGGGCTGTGCGATTGCATCGGTGGCGGCCGTCATGATGTATGGCGGTTCTTCTGCGTCTGCCGAAACCAATCTCTTATTGAAATACTTCCTCTCTTCTCAGTCCGCCATTCTCTGGATGTGCGCACTCTTTGCGCTGGCCACAGTGGTGTATTGGGTTGGGCTGTTATCCAAGGGCGCAACAGCACTCTGGATGGGTAGCCTGCTGACTTGGGCTGCAAGTGCCATGGGCTTTATTGGCCTCTTGGTGCGTTGGTACGAGTCTTATCTCATTAGTCCAGACGTCGGCCACATTCCAGTTAGCAACCTCTACGAGGTCTTCATTCTCTTTTCGGTGATCACCGCCTTGTTTTATCTTTACTACGAAGGCCGCTACAAAACCCGCGCCCTTGGCGGCTTCGTGTTGTTGATCATTTCGGCGGCAGTGGGATTTCTGCTGTGGTACATCGGTGCCCGCTCAGCCCACGAGATTCAGCCGCTGGTGCCTGCGTTGCAGTCTTGGTGGATGAAAATCCATGTGCCCGCGAACTTCGTGGGTTACGGTACATTTTCTCTGGCTGCGATGGTCGGCTTTGCCTATCTGATCAAAGAAAACGCCCACACACGCTCTACTTGGAAGCTTGCCCCTTTATTTGTTCTGGGGGTGCTCTTGTGCGCAGAGCCTTTGGTATTTCGTCGCTCGGGGCTGCCCGACTACTGGGCCTTGTACTTTGGTATCTCCGCTGGCCTAGTGGGCGCTATTGTCGCCCTGCGTCGTCGCATTGGTGATGCGCTGCCTTCATTAGATGTTCTCGACGATGTCATGTACCGTGCGATTGCGGTGGGCTTTGCGTTTTTTACGGTCGCCACCATCCTTGGTGCCCTCTGGGCTGCAGAGGCTTGGGGCACGTATTGGCAGTGGGACCCGAAAGAAACCTGGGCACTCATCGTTTGGCTGAACTACGCAGCGTGGTTGCATCTGCGCATGATGAAAGGCCTGCGTGGTCAGGTGGCGGCCTACTGGGCTTTGGTGGGCCTGCTGATTACCGGCTTTGCATTCCTTGGTGTGAACATGTTCCTCTCGGGCCTGCATTCCTATGGCACGCTCTGA